A single genomic interval of Microbulbifer variabilis harbors:
- a CDS encoding restriction endonuclease: MPIPSYQQLFRPLLAAIEDGRAHQMVDLHERLSTFFELTQEEIQRHLPSGRQTYFRNRLGWARTYLGKAGLIEIPVRGSYKITDRGRQALVDCPNAISNAYLRQYPEFVEFTRGSRETADRSQATTTDNDLTPEERLRSAHAELKDTLADQLLTHIKQCSPQFFERLVVDLMLAMGYGGTAEDAGLATQYSADGGIDGIIKQDPLGLDSIYLQAKRYTENTIGRPEIQKFCGALDMCRAKKGVFITTSRFSQEAQAFVGMIEKKIILIDGDKLADLMITYGLGTSVKETLTLQAIDSDYFSEDD, encoded by the coding sequence ATGCCTATTCCAAGTTATCAACAACTCTTCCGCCCGCTCTTAGCAGCCATAGAAGATGGCCGTGCCCACCAAATGGTCGACCTGCATGAGCGCCTAAGTACATTCTTTGAGCTAACCCAGGAAGAAATCCAAAGGCATCTCCCCAGCGGCCGCCAAACCTATTTCCGCAACCGCCTCGGCTGGGCCCGCACTTATCTAGGCAAAGCAGGGCTTATCGAAATCCCCGTACGCGGTAGCTACAAAATTACCGACCGTGGCCGGCAAGCATTGGTCGACTGCCCCAATGCCATTAGCAACGCCTACCTGCGCCAATACCCAGAGTTTGTAGAATTCACCCGCGGCTCCCGTGAAACCGCTGATAGATCCCAGGCAACCACCACCGACAACGACCTAACCCCAGAAGAACGGCTACGCAGCGCCCACGCCGAGCTCAAAGACACCCTGGCAGACCAATTGCTTACCCATATCAAGCAGTGCAGCCCGCAGTTCTTTGAGCGTTTAGTCGTCGACCTGATGCTCGCTATGGGCTACGGCGGTACCGCCGAAGACGCGGGCCTTGCCACCCAATACAGCGCCGATGGCGGTATTGATGGCATTATTAAGCAAGATCCGCTGGGACTAGACAGTATCTACCTGCAAGCCAAGCGCTACACCGAAAACACCATTGGCCGCCCAGAGATACAAAAATTCTGCGGCGCACTGGATATGTGCCGCGCAAAGAAAGGGGTATTCATAACCACCAGCCGCTTTAGCCAGGAAGCTCAAGCATTTGTGGGCATGATTGAAAAGAAAATTATCCTGATCGACGGCGACAAACTCGCCGACCTAATGATCACCTATGGACTCGGCACTAGTGTCAAAGAAACCCTGACCCTACAAGCCATAGACTCCGATTACTTTAGTGAAGATGATTAA
- a CDS encoding type I restriction-modification system subunit M, giving the protein MTNSEEQQFLNDLEKKLWNAADKLRSTLDAAQYKHTVLGLIFLKYVSDAFDIRRDELRQQLTDADHDYFLDPEDFGGADSEDYAAEIDIELEVRDYYLETNTFWVPQQARWQFLQDNNKAVIGGAELSFQDERGEDKTLKISSVGHLIDNALEAIEADNPKLKGVLNKRYTQLQIDQSKLGELIDLIATVPFNHASLNSKDILGHVYEYMLGQFALAEGKKGGQFYTPKSIVSLIVQMLEPFRGRVYDPAMGSGGFFVQSEHFITEHRGKIGEVSIYGQEYNHTTWQLAAMNMAIRGIDFNFGKEPANTYINDQHPDLRADFVMANPPFNMKEWDTGVADDDKRWQYGRPPSGNANFAWLQHMLYHLAPNGSMGLLLANGSMSSNTNNEGEIRKRLIEADLVECMVALPGQLFTNTQIPACIWFLSKNKGARTSVAGRKLRDRQGEVLFIDARNLGYMKDRVLRDFTQEDLNQVTETYHNWQTGENYEDVPGFVKAAKLEELQKHDFVLTPGRYVGAAAEEDDGEPFAEKMARLTGQLKTQFAESDRLEAEIKKNLAGLGFDV; this is encoded by the coding sequence ATGACCAACAGCGAAGAACAACAGTTTCTCAACGACCTCGAGAAAAAACTCTGGAATGCCGCCGACAAGCTGCGCTCCACCCTGGATGCCGCCCAATACAAGCACACCGTACTGGGCCTGATCTTCCTCAAATATGTCTCCGATGCCTTCGATATCCGCCGCGATGAACTCAGGCAGCAGCTCACCGATGCCGACCACGACTACTTCCTCGACCCCGAGGACTTTGGCGGTGCCGACAGTGAAGACTACGCAGCAGAAATCGATATCGAACTGGAAGTGCGCGACTACTACCTGGAAACCAATACCTTCTGGGTGCCGCAGCAGGCCCGCTGGCAGTTTCTGCAAGACAACAACAAGGCCGTAATCGGCGGTGCCGAACTCAGCTTCCAGGACGAGCGCGGCGAGGACAAAACCCTCAAAATCAGTTCCGTCGGCCACCTGATCGATAACGCCCTGGAAGCCATCGAAGCCGACAACCCCAAGCTTAAAGGGGTGCTCAACAAGCGCTACACCCAGCTGCAAATCGACCAGTCCAAACTGGGTGAGCTGATCGACCTGATCGCCACGGTGCCGTTCAACCACGCCAGCCTCAACAGCAAAGATATCCTCGGCCACGTCTACGAATATATGCTCGGCCAGTTCGCCTTGGCCGAGGGCAAGAAGGGTGGCCAGTTCTATACGCCCAAGTCTATCGTTAGCCTGATCGTGCAAATGCTCGAACCCTTCAGGGGCCGCGTGTACGACCCGGCCATGGGCTCCGGCGGCTTCTTTGTGCAGTCCGAGCACTTTATTACCGAGCATCGTGGCAAGATTGGCGAAGTCTCCATTTACGGCCAGGAATACAACCACACCACCTGGCAGTTGGCCGCGATGAATATGGCCATTCGCGGTATCGACTTTAACTTTGGTAAAGAGCCGGCCAACACCTACATCAACGACCAGCACCCGGACCTGCGCGCCGACTTCGTTATGGCCAACCCGCCGTTCAATATGAAGGAGTGGGATACCGGCGTGGCCGACGATGACAAGCGCTGGCAATACGGCAGGCCGCCGTCTGGCAATGCCAACTTCGCCTGGCTGCAACATATGCTCTACCACCTGGCCCCCAACGGCAGTATGGGCTTGCTGTTGGCCAACGGCTCCATGAGTTCCAACACCAATAACGAAGGGGAAATCCGCAAGCGCCTGATTGAGGCCGACCTGGTGGAGTGTATGGTGGCCCTGCCCGGCCAGCTGTTTACCAATACCCAGATCCCCGCCTGTATCTGGTTCCTGAGCAAAAACAAAGGGGCGCGCACCTCCGTTGCCGGCCGAAAGCTGCGCGATCGCCAAGGCGAAGTACTGTTTATCGACGCCCGCAACCTGGGTTATATGAAAGACCGGGTACTGCGGGATTTTACCCAGGAAGATTTAAACCAAGTTACCGAGACCTACCACAACTGGCAGACCGGCGAAAACTACGAAGACGTACCGGGCTTTGTTAAAGCCGCCAAGTTGGAAGAGCTGCAAAAGCACGATTTTGTACTGACTCCGGGCCGCTATGTGGGCGCCGCTGCGGAAGAAGACGATGGCGAACCCTTTGCCGAGAAAATGGCCCGTTTAACCGGCCAGTTAAAAACGCAGTTTGCAGAATCGGATCGTTTAGAAGCGGAGATTAAAAAGAATTTGGCGGGGTTGGGTTTCGATGTCTGA
- a CDS encoding restriction endonuclease subunit S, with translation MSDWQDVALTDIYDISSGLSKPAGSFGSGYPFLSFKEVFGNYFLPDELEQLVESSEKERAKGSIKRGDVFLTRTSETMHELGMSSVALKDYPEATFNGFTKRLRPKVDSQYEVHPEFMGYCLRSSSFRTGMLAFSTMSTRASLNNDMISRLVIQLPPIDTQKHIARVLKALDDKATVNRQTNQTLEQIAQTLFKSWFVDFEPTHAKIAANQAAQLRQQGQSDSEILSKIQQDPRWTSAQAAIIAQGNPEQAAIAALNGGQACDTLSEAQQTQLKTTAALFPDTLMDSELGEIPEDWVYKDALNVANVAIGKTPPRKESQWFSKCNDDIKWVSIKDMGESGVYIQKTNEFLTPEAVEKFKVRRIPDNTCLLSFKMTVGRVSITDGEMLSNEAIAHFKLDEPFTVSTNYLYLYLKNFDFQGLGSTSSIATAVNSKMIKSMPILVPNSETLNAFNELTSPIFSTIRTLTSETNSLEDIRDNLLPKLLSDELMLDRVAV, from the coding sequence ATGTCTGATTGGCAAGATGTAGCGTTAACTGATATCTACGACATTAGTTCTGGCTTATCAAAGCCAGCAGGCTCCTTTGGCTCAGGCTATCCGTTTCTTAGTTTTAAGGAAGTATTTGGAAATTATTTCTTACCTGATGAACTAGAGCAGTTAGTTGAGTCCTCCGAAAAAGAGCGAGCAAAAGGGTCTATTAAACGGGGAGATGTATTCTTAACAAGAACCAGTGAAACAATGCATGAACTGGGAATGAGTAGCGTCGCTCTCAAAGACTACCCAGAGGCAACTTTCAATGGTTTTACAAAGAGACTAAGACCTAAAGTAGACTCTCAATACGAAGTGCACCCTGAATTCATGGGCTATTGCTTACGTAGTTCTAGTTTTAGGACAGGGATGTTGGCGTTCTCTACGATGTCGACACGTGCAAGCTTAAATAACGATATGATTAGCCGGCTCGTAATTCAGTTGCCGCCAATTGATACTCAAAAACATATAGCCAGAGTATTAAAGGCGTTGGATGACAAAGCAACAGTCAACCGCCAAACCAACCAAACGCTGGAACAGATCGCCCAAACATTGTTTAAAAGCTGGTTTGTCGATTTCGAACCCACCCACGCCAAAATCGCCGCGAATCAGGCCGCTCAGCTGCGCCAGCAAGGCCAAAGCGACAGCGAGATTCTAAGCAAAATCCAGCAAGACCCACGCTGGACCAGCGCTCAGGCCGCCATCATCGCCCAAGGCAACCCCGAACAAGCCGCCATCGCCGCCCTTAACGGGGGCCAAGCCTGCGATACCCTAAGCGAAGCGCAGCAAACCCAACTTAAAACCACCGCTGCTTTGTTTCCGGATACGCTGATGGATTCGGAGTTGGGTGAGATTCCAGAAGATTGGGTATATAAAGATGCTTTGAATGTCGCGAATGTTGCAATTGGAAAAACGCCACCTAGAAAAGAAAGCCAGTGGTTTTCTAAGTGCAACGATGACATAAAATGGGTATCGATTAAGGATATGGGAGAGTCTGGAGTATATATCCAGAAAACAAATGAATTTCTAACACCAGAAGCGGTAGAGAAATTTAAGGTACGGCGCATTCCTGATAACACTTGCTTGCTTAGTTTTAAAATGACTGTTGGCAGGGTATCAATAACAGATGGAGAAATGCTATCAAATGAAGCTATTGCTCATTTTAAACTAGACGAGCCATTCACGGTGTCTACAAATTATTTGTATCTTTATCTAAAAAACTTTGATTTCCAAGGGCTGGGGAGCACCTCATCAATAGCAACGGCTGTAAATTCTAAAATGATAAAAAGCATGCCTATTCTAGTCCCAAACAGTGAGACATTAAATGCGTTCAACGAACTTACTTCACCAATATTTTCAACAATTAGAACGCTGACATCAGAAACAAACTCTCTTGAGGATATTAGAGACAATTTGCTACCAAAATTATTAAGTGATGAACTAATGCTCGACAGGGTTGCCGTTTGA